CATCACGCTGCTTAGAACTTGTTGTAATAAGTATCGGAAGAGCGTCGGGATCATGCTCAGCTTGCGCCAGGAGGTCAGCCGCAACCACATTGGGCTCTACCGTCTCATCAGCCCAGACAACGAGTTCGGACGGCCCGGCCAACATATCGATACCAACAAAACCCGAGACATACTTTTTCGCAGCGGTTACCCAGCGGTTGCCCGGCCCTACAATCACATCAACAGGGCTGATTTCTCCAGCGCCGAACGTTAATGCTCCGATCGCTTGAGCCCCGCCAATCGCTATCAATTGGTCCGCGCCCGCTACCGCCGCAGCGGCTAACGTAATTGAAGTTGGCTTAGGTGATGCAACAACCACTTGCTTAACACCCGCCACGCGCGCCGTGACGGCAGTCATCAACACTGTAGATGGCAGCGGGAATCTTCCTCCCGGGGCATAACAACCAGCTCGTGTTACTGGCGCGAGTTGATGGCCAGCCTTGCCGCCCGGAATTGTCATCTCAAATGAAGACAGGCTCTCACGTTGGCCTCGGGCAAACGTTTCAATCCTAGCTGCCGTTCTTTCCAAGACAGCTCTGTCGTCGGCCGATATCTTAGACAATGCCTTATCTAAATCTTCACGGGTATAGAGAACTTTAGAGCCTTCTTCTAGATCTCCATAGGTTCTGCCCAATTCGACCAGCTTATCAAAGCCGCCGGTTCTTACCTCTTCCACAATTTTCACAGCGGCAATGTAAGTATCTGGGTCAACGGGTTCACGCCGAAGCGACGTCACTGCATCTGGATTAAAATATTGAAGTCCCAACATCGTTTACCTCACTTAAGCCAGTGCAACTTTAGCATCGCCCTTGCGACGCTTAACTTTCAGAGCCCGTTCATCAAGAACAGCCTCTACATCAGCGAGGGTCACACCAGCTTTTGCCATCGCCACCAACGCAAAATACATCACGTCTGCAGCCTCGTGAGCCACATCTTCTTTCGTGACCGCCTCGGAGAGTTCTCCCGCCTCTTCTACGAGCTTAGCGCCGAGCAAACCACTCTCTTCAAACAAACGCCGCGTGTAACTGCCCTCAGGAGCT
This sequence is a window from Deltaproteobacteria bacterium. Protein-coding genes within it:
- the hisD gene encoding histidinol dehydrogenase, translating into MLGLQYFNPDAVTSLRREPVDPDTYIAAVKIVEEVRTGGFDKLVELGRTYGDLEEGSKVLYTREDLDKALSKISADDRAVLERTAARIETFARGQRESLSSFEMTIPGGKAGHQLAPVTRAGCYAPGGRFPLPSTVLMTAVTARVAGVKQVVVASPKPTSITLAAAAVAGADQLIAIGGAQAIGALTFGAGEISPVDVIVGPGNRWVTAAKKYVSGFVGIDMLAGPSELVVWADETVEPNVVAADLLAQAEHDPDALPILITTSSKQRDAVNEALIKQLEILPTRDTAEKAVENGFAVLAESKAEAAELCNRLAPEHLEIHLEDPGEAKEMLHHYGALFIGRGAAEVFGDYGAGPNHVLPTGGCARFTGGLSVMTFLRMRTWMESSTVLADEIINDTVALARMEGLEAHARAAESRKVSS